A stretch of Gemmatimonas aurantiaca T-27 DNA encodes these proteins:
- a CDS encoding transcriptional regulator, which yields MSLATLDGTLHRGCGGRYALQTEQVTVRLSGMAAEVTREFYRCEKCGHEQRTIDQRDSAEKAATEQIRAANDLLAPRAIRQLRESLGLTVPQFAELIYGTPKGILEGWEKGRYLQNREADALIRSLADRETLERRAAKAGVTLPAGPQTEAPASQPADPQATAAEPTPSSQDS from the coding sequence ATGAGTCTGGCAACGTTGGATGGCACCCTGCATCGGGGGTGCGGCGGTCGGTACGCCCTGCAGACGGAGCAGGTGACGGTACGTCTGAGTGGTATGGCGGCCGAGGTGACCCGTGAGTTTTACCGGTGTGAGAAGTGCGGACACGAGCAGCGCACGATCGATCAGCGCGACTCGGCCGAAAAGGCCGCCACCGAACAGATCCGGGCCGCCAACGACCTGCTGGCCCCGCGGGCCATCCGGCAGTTGCGGGAGTCGCTGGGCCTCACGGTGCCCCAGTTTGCCGAACTGATCTACGGCACGCCAAAGGGCATTCTGGAAGGGTGGGAGAAGGGGCGGTATCTGCAGAACCGTGAGGCCGATGCGCTCATTCGGAGCCTGGCCGACCGCGAGACGCTGGAACGTCGGGCGGCCAAGGCCGGGGTGACGCTGCCGGCCGGTCCTCAGACCGAAGCGCCGGCCAGCCAGCCGGCTGATCCCCAGGCCACCGCCGCAGAACCGACGCCGAGTTCCCAGGACTCTTGA
- a CDS encoding EAL and HDOD domain-containing protein, whose translation MSDFCLVRQPVFSSTGSLIGYEVRYNDADDGQHGFAQSFLSGTFDLVRNRLPAFVPASREQLIEDAFLAAEPGSAIVLLPADTAADVVLVEAIARYRAAGGLLALDQIGADTSPAESLLSHASWVRVDARAGNADTLAAICARLTNGTAGTAAGALKLIAANVEEIEHYEATLSSGFHAFQGTFFSRPEPLPAADMPQSTVAAMRLMGLARDGNISDRQLEDVIATDPVLTFQLLRLVNSAALGGRGVASIGQALRLIGRNAFLRWLAVAVAAARKSKTGVDQELVRQAVERGRLLEQLVGGGRDSGTLFLVGLFSLLDAVFRMPLNEILDRVVLSTEANDALLERSGPYANALEFAESYELGLFENATMIAKDMGVDQAKINDFYTNAIIWTAEALGAALEAQQPGMKRAS comes from the coding sequence ATGTCTGATTTCTGCCTCGTTCGCCAGCCTGTCTTCAGCTCCACCGGGTCTCTGATTGGCTATGAGGTCCGGTACAACGACGCCGATGACGGTCAGCATGGATTCGCCCAGAGTTTTCTGAGCGGCACCTTCGACCTTGTTCGCAACCGTCTGCCGGCCTTTGTGCCGGCCTCGCGCGAGCAGCTCATCGAAGATGCGTTCCTGGCCGCCGAACCCGGTTCGGCCATCGTGCTGCTTCCTGCCGACACAGCGGCTGATGTAGTACTGGTGGAAGCCATCGCCCGGTACCGGGCGGCGGGCGGTCTGCTCGCTCTCGACCAGATCGGGGCCGACACCTCGCCAGCCGAATCGCTGCTGTCCCATGCGAGCTGGGTGCGCGTCGATGCCCGCGCCGGCAATGCCGACACCCTGGCGGCCATCTGCGCGCGCCTGACCAACGGCACGGCGGGCACCGCGGCTGGAGCGCTCAAGCTCATCGCGGCCAATGTCGAGGAGATCGAGCACTACGAAGCCACACTCTCGAGTGGCTTCCATGCGTTTCAGGGCACGTTCTTCAGCCGCCCCGAGCCACTGCCGGCGGCCGACATGCCGCAGAGCACCGTCGCGGCCATGCGGCTCATGGGGCTCGCCCGCGATGGCAACATCAGTGATCGGCAGCTCGAAGACGTCATCGCCACCGATCCGGTGCTCACCTTCCAGTTGCTGCGCCTCGTGAATTCGGCGGCGCTGGGCGGACGGGGCGTGGCCTCCATCGGCCAGGCGCTGCGTCTCATCGGCCGCAATGCCTTTCTGCGCTGGTTGGCCGTGGCGGTCGCCGCCGCCCGCAAGAGCAAGACCGGCGTGGATCAGGAACTGGTGCGTCAGGCCGTCGAACGGGGCCGCCTGCTCGAACAGCTCGTGGGTGGTGGTCGCGACAGTGGTACGCTGTTCCTCGTCGGACTCTTTTCGCTGCTCGATGCGGTGTTCCGCATGCCGCTCAACGAAATACTCGATCGGGTGGTGCTGAGCACGGAAGCCAACGATGCGCTGCTGGAGCGTTCGGGGCCCTATGCCAACGCGCTGGAATTCGCCGAGAGTTATGAGCTCGGCCTGTTCGAGAACGCGACCATGATTGCCAAGGACATGGGCGTCGATCAGGCAAAGATCAACGACTTCTACACCAACGCGATCATATGGACGGCGGAAGCGCTGGGTGCGGCGCTGGAAGCGCAGCAGCCCGGCATGAAGCGCGCGAGTTGA
- a CDS encoding 2-dehydropantoate 2-reductase encodes MPPWSQNAVSHPHAERPRQTVAIVGLGSIGGVIAGMLRAADRHDVTACVRTPVDRLTVERPGDVVQTPLRAITDPLQATPVDWVLLCTKVHDVPHAAPWLTRLCTPNTRVAVLQNGIGHVERLTPLVGGATIVPTIVYYNSERLAPDRVRFRPADHQEFAVRDDADGRAFAELLDGTAMRLLVSEDFLTLTWKKLLLNVIANPITALAMERMTVLRRDDVQALCLETLREAVAVGRAEGARLRDDDAAQALATILTYPAEAGTSMYFDRLAGRPLEIEALTGAVVAAGRKHDIPMPVNNTMFTLLRAVHDAHVAAGR; translated from the coding sequence ATGCCACCCTGGAGCCAGAACGCTGTGTCCCATCCGCACGCTGAACGCCCACGTCAAACCGTGGCCATTGTGGGTCTTGGCAGTATTGGTGGCGTGATCGCGGGCATGCTCCGCGCCGCCGATCGCCATGACGTGACGGCTTGTGTGCGGACGCCTGTCGATCGACTGACGGTGGAACGCCCAGGCGATGTGGTGCAGACGCCACTGCGCGCCATCACCGATCCGTTGCAGGCCACGCCGGTGGACTGGGTACTGCTGTGCACCAAGGTGCACGACGTGCCACACGCCGCACCGTGGCTGACGCGCCTGTGTACGCCCAACACCCGCGTGGCGGTATTGCAGAACGGCATCGGTCATGTCGAACGCCTGACGCCATTGGTTGGCGGGGCCACCATCGTTCCGACGATCGTGTACTACAACAGTGAGCGACTGGCGCCGGATCGGGTGCGTTTTCGTCCGGCGGATCATCAGGAGTTTGCCGTGCGCGATGATGCCGATGGCCGGGCCTTTGCGGAACTGCTGGACGGCACGGCGATGCGCCTGCTGGTCAGCGAAGACTTCCTGACGCTGACCTGGAAGAAGCTGTTGCTCAATGTGATCGCCAATCCGATCACGGCATTGGCCATGGAACGCATGACCGTGCTGCGACGGGATGACGTGCAGGCACTCTGTCTGGAGACGCTGCGCGAGGCCGTGGCTGTCGGGCGCGCGGAAGGTGCGCGGCTTCGCGACGACGACGCGGCTCAGGCGCTCGCCACGATCCTCACGTACCCTGCCGAAGCGGGGACATCGATGTACTTCGATCGATTGGCGGGACGTCCGCTGGAAATCGAGGCGTTGACGGGCGCGGTGGTCGCTGCGGGCCGGAAGCATGACATTCCCATGCCCGTGAACAACACCATGTTCACACTGCTACGTGCGGTGCACGATGCCCACGTGGCTGCCGGCCGATAG
- a CDS encoding S9 family peptidase: MIPCSASRVPLSYLAVLTAMVLSPAVVQAQLRGVMPRDALVHETASDVQIAPDGRQLVYVRQNVDSLRDKRLRTLWTVNADGSAHRQLLPGSNETAPRWSPDGTQLVFRSDREGGAQLWTMQVASGALKRLTSVARGPLGAAWSPDGKQIAFTSLVPEPALSIAQQIAPPAGATWAPPARAFDKLIYRFDGAGELERGWSQLFVVDVASGTTRQLTKGAYHVGGGNGRGSGVPSWSPDGKTILISANRRPDYEIESTDTEVMAVDVVSGDVRALTTRFGPDNRPMMSPDGQWIAFTGYDDRRLGYQNHELYVMRADGSARRSLTASYDRSVGSPVWAPDSRGLYVELNNEGETQVGYVPLAGGVPRTIARHLGNGQTAYEGSGYSVSRAGRVAFVTSRGNHPGGVATAAIGDSSPKVLAGMNAVLLANARMGEVEMFWTPSSHDGWRVQSWLIKPPGFDASKKYPILLEIHGGPFLGYGDRFDLEKQALAGAGYLVLYVNPRGSTSYGEKFANGIHHDYPNFDRLDLESAVDAVIAKGIVDTTRLYVAGGSGGGVLTAWITSYTHRYRAAVVEYPVINWTSWLWTADTPRGTTTWFPGAPWDHEAQYAKRSPLSRVQFVKTPTMVLTGELDYRTPMSESEQWYSALRFRGVEAVLVKVPGEPHGIRESPSHWLQKMAYVQGWLDGHGGRQP; this comes from the coding sequence ATGATCCCGTGTTCTGCTTCCCGTGTGCCGTTGTCGTATCTCGCCGTGCTGACGGCGATGGTCCTGTCACCAGCAGTGGTGCAGGCGCAGTTGCGTGGTGTGATGCCGCGTGATGCGCTGGTGCACGAAACGGCCAGTGATGTGCAGATCGCGCCTGATGGGCGGCAACTGGTGTACGTGCGACAGAATGTGGATTCGTTGCGCGACAAGCGGCTGCGCACTCTGTGGACCGTGAACGCCGACGGGTCGGCGCATCGCCAGCTCTTGCCGGGCAGCAATGAAACGGCGCCACGCTGGTCGCCCGATGGCACGCAGCTCGTGTTCCGTTCCGATCGTGAAGGCGGCGCGCAGTTGTGGACCATGCAGGTGGCGAGCGGCGCGCTCAAGCGACTGACGTCGGTGGCACGCGGACCATTGGGTGCCGCGTGGTCGCCTGATGGCAAACAGATCGCGTTCACCTCGCTGGTGCCGGAACCGGCGTTGTCGATCGCCCAGCAGATCGCGCCACCCGCGGGGGCGACATGGGCGCCGCCGGCGCGGGCGTTCGACAAGCTCATTTACCGGTTCGATGGCGCCGGTGAGCTCGAGCGTGGGTGGTCGCAGTTGTTCGTGGTGGATGTGGCGAGTGGCACCACACGCCAACTCACCAAGGGCGCGTACCATGTGGGCGGGGGCAATGGGCGTGGCAGTGGGGTGCCGTCGTGGAGTCCCGATGGCAAGACCATTCTGATCAGCGCCAATCGTCGTCCCGACTATGAAATCGAAAGCACCGACACCGAAGTGATGGCGGTGGATGTCGTCTCCGGCGATGTGCGTGCGCTGACCACGCGTTTTGGTCCGGACAATCGCCCGATGATGTCGCCCGATGGACAGTGGATTGCGTTCACGGGGTACGACGACCGCCGATTGGGCTACCAGAATCACGAATTGTACGTGATGCGTGCCGACGGATCGGCGCGACGGTCACTGACCGCATCGTATGACCGCTCCGTGGGCAGCCCGGTGTGGGCGCCGGATTCGCGCGGTCTGTATGTGGAGCTCAACAACGAAGGGGAGACGCAGGTGGGGTACGTGCCGCTGGCCGGTGGTGTGCCGCGCACGATTGCTCGGCATCTGGGCAACGGGCAGACCGCGTACGAAGGCAGCGGCTACAGTGTATCGCGCGCCGGACGGGTGGCGTTTGTGACATCGCGTGGCAACCATCCCGGCGGTGTGGCAACTGCTGCCATAGGTGACAGTAGCCCCAAGGTGCTGGCCGGTATGAATGCCGTGCTGCTGGCAAATGCCAGGATGGGCGAGGTGGAGATGTTCTGGACGCCGTCGTCGCACGACGGTTGGCGGGTGCAGTCGTGGCTGATCAAGCCGCCCGGTTTTGATGCCAGCAAGAAGTATCCGATTCTGCTGGAGATTCACGGCGGCCCGTTTCTGGGCTACGGCGATCGGTTCGACCTGGAAAAGCAGGCGCTGGCCGGTGCCGGATATCTCGTGTTGTATGTGAATCCGCGTGGCAGCACGAGCTATGGTGAGAAGTTTGCCAACGGCATTCATCACGACTATCCCAACTTCGACCGACTCGATCTCGAGAGTGCGGTGGATGCCGTGATCGCCAAGGGGATCGTGGACACCACGCGGCTGTATGTGGCCGGTGGCAGTGGGGGTGGCGTGCTGACGGCGTGGATCACGTCGTACACGCACCGCTACCGCGCGGCGGTGGTGGAATATCCGGTGATCAACTGGACGTCATGGCTGTGGACAGCGGACACGCCGCGAGGCACGACGACGTGGTTCCCCGGTGCGCCGTGGGATCATGAGGCCCAGTATGCGAAACGGTCCCCGCTGTCGCGGGTGCAGTTCGTGAAGACGCCGACGATGGTGCTCACGGGCGAGTTGGACTATCGCACGCCGATGAGCGAGTCGGAGCAGTGGTACAGCGCACTACGCTTTCGTGGGGTGGAAGCGGTGCTGGTGAAGGTGCCGGGTGAGCCGCATGGCATTCGGGAATCGCCCAGTCATTGGCTGCAGAAGATGGCGTATGTGCAGGGGTGGTTGGATGGGCATGGGGGGCGGCAGCCGTAG
- a CDS encoding ABC transporter ATP-binding protein yields the protein MLALHNVSRTYPNGVHALRGVTLHIGPGLFGLLGPNGAGKSSLMRTIATLQPMDAGSITMDGIDIFADVTSHRARLGYLPQDFGVYPGLSARMLLDHLALLKGLTDKASRRAQVDALLEQVNLWEHRHRAVSGFSGGMRQRFGIAQALLGDPRLLIVDEPTAGLDPAERSRFYNLLSAVGEQVVVILSTHIVEDVRQLCTHMAIMNRGQVVCEGVPDDLVGELEGRVFSRTMGRQETWTNTARGTPLSHTLHAGQTRLRLLADSAPDAQSTPTAATLEDVYFRAIGPVA from the coding sequence ATGCTTGCTCTCCACAACGTCTCCAGAACCTATCCCAATGGCGTGCACGCCCTGCGTGGTGTGACGCTCCACATTGGTCCCGGCCTGTTCGGATTGCTCGGCCCCAATGGCGCCGGCAAGTCTTCGCTCATGCGCACCATCGCCACGCTGCAGCCGATGGATGCCGGTTCGATCACCATGGACGGTATCGACATCTTCGCCGATGTCACGTCTCATCGTGCGCGGCTCGGATACCTGCCACAAGACTTTGGCGTGTATCCCGGCCTGTCAGCGCGCATGCTGCTCGACCATCTCGCGCTGCTCAAGGGACTCACCGACAAGGCTTCGCGGCGCGCCCAGGTCGATGCGCTGCTGGAGCAGGTGAATCTCTGGGAGCATCGGCATCGCGCAGTAAGCGGATTCTCGGGCGGTATGCGGCAGCGCTTCGGCATTGCACAGGCCCTGCTCGGCGATCCGCGTCTGCTCATCGTCGATGAACCCACGGCGGGGCTCGATCCCGCCGAACGCAGCCGATTCTACAACCTGCTCAGCGCCGTGGGTGAACAGGTGGTGGTGATCCTGTCCACCCACATCGTGGAAGACGTGCGCCAGCTATGCACCCACATGGCCATCATGAATCGTGGTCAGGTGGTGTGCGAAGGTGTGCCCGATGATCTGGTGGGTGAACTCGAAGGTCGGGTGTTCAGCCGCACGATGGGACGTCAGGAAACGTGGACCAACACCGCCCGCGGCACGCCGCTGTCGCACACCCTGCACGCAGGGCAGACCCGCTTGCGCCTGCTGGCCGACTCGGCGCCTGATGCCCAATCGACGCCCACCGCCGCGACGCTCGAAGATGTGTACTTCCGCGCCATCGGGCCCGTCGCATGA
- a CDS encoding class I SAM-dependent methyltransferase encodes MAHQNTPQPPASNTPASFDWNGRSGEVWRDNQSRLDRMLAPYGAAAVAAASPAPGERVLDVGCGSGATSLELAARVGASGSVLGLDISEPLLSRARERVPPGVPVSFALGDAAKHALPEGTFDLLFSRFGVMFFDDPIAAFTHLRRALAPSGRLTFVCWRPFDQNDWVRLPMQAVADILPPLPLPGPHAPGPFAFGDTERVRHILTSAGFTDIDITAFDSPQVYGEADTREDAVAAALELALQVGPLSRAMAEQPPELRERAAAAVRAAFEARATDHVVTMDGAAWIVTARNAVLR; translated from the coding sequence ATGGCCCACCAGAACACACCACAACCACCCGCATCCAACACGCCGGCCAGCTTCGACTGGAACGGCCGCTCCGGCGAGGTCTGGCGCGACAACCAGTCGCGTCTCGATCGCATGCTCGCGCCGTATGGCGCGGCGGCCGTCGCAGCAGCATCACCCGCACCGGGTGAGCGTGTGCTCGATGTGGGGTGCGGCTCTGGTGCCACGTCGCTGGAGCTGGCGGCGCGTGTGGGAGCCTCGGGATCGGTGCTCGGCCTCGATATCTCCGAACCACTGCTCTCACGCGCACGCGAACGGGTGCCGCCTGGAGTGCCGGTGTCGTTTGCGCTGGGTGATGCCGCAAAACATGCGCTGCCCGAGGGCACCTTCGATCTGCTGTTCTCGCGCTTCGGTGTGATGTTTTTCGACGATCCGATCGCGGCGTTCACGCACCTGCGTCGTGCTCTCGCGCCGAGCGGGCGCCTGACGTTCGTGTGCTGGCGCCCGTTCGATCAGAACGATTGGGTGCGTCTGCCCATGCAGGCCGTGGCGGATATCCTGCCACCGCTGCCGTTGCCGGGCCCCCATGCGCCGGGGCCATTTGCCTTTGGCGACACGGAGCGGGTGCGGCACATTCTGACGTCGGCCGGATTCACCGATATCGACATCACGGCGTTCGACAGTCCGCAGGTGTACGGCGAAGCGGACACGCGTGAAGATGCCGTAGCGGCGGCGCTCGAACTGGCGCTGCAGGTGGGGCCGCTCAGTCGGGCGATGGCCGAACAGCCACCGGAACTGCGGGAACGTGCGGCCGCGGCGGTGCGCGCGGCATTCGAAGCACGCGCCACCGACCATGTGGTCACGATGGATGGTGCGGCGTGGATCGTGACGGCGCGCAACGCGGTGCTTCGCTAG
- a CDS encoding endonuclease/exonuclease/phosphatase family protein, with protein sequence MNRPFVLAAAIVAWCAVLAATRVPPQDDAFTVASYNIRHGRGMDGVVDLHRTGEAIARLGADVVALQEVDRNVERSGRVDEPRVLGEQLSMSHAFGAFMPYQGGEYGMAIVSRLPIRRSQALRLPDGNEPRVALLAELELPSGARVLVVNVHFDWVGNDTLRYAQVKALGAVLDTVRLPVILLGDFNDQPASRTLQHWQPRFRVAAKPESDRFTFSSTEPKQEIDHILLAPARAWGEATVRVITDPITSDHRPIVAQLRLLKP encoded by the coding sequence ATGAACCGACCTTTCGTATTGGCTGCGGCCATCGTCGCATGGTGTGCCGTGCTGGCCGCCACGCGCGTGCCACCGCAAGACGACGCATTCACCGTCGCCAGCTACAACATCCGCCATGGTCGCGGCATGGATGGTGTGGTCGACCTGCACCGCACCGGCGAAGCCATCGCTCGCCTGGGCGCCGATGTGGTGGCGCTGCAGGAAGTCGATCGGAACGTGGAACGTTCGGGGCGTGTGGATGAACCCCGCGTACTGGGCGAACAGTTGAGCATGTCGCACGCCTTCGGTGCTTTCATGCCATACCAGGGTGGTGAGTATGGCATGGCCATCGTGTCACGACTCCCGATCCGGCGCAGTCAGGCGCTCCGGCTGCCTGATGGCAACGAACCGCGAGTAGCGCTGCTGGCCGAACTGGAGCTGCCGAGCGGGGCGCGGGTACTGGTCGTGAACGTGCACTTCGACTGGGTCGGTAACGACACGCTGCGGTATGCGCAGGTGAAGGCGCTGGGGGCCGTGTTGGACACGGTGCGTCTGCCGGTCATCTTGCTGGGTGACTTCAACGATCAACCGGCCTCACGTACGCTGCAGCATTGGCAACCGCGTTTTCGCGTCGCCGCCAAACCGGAGTCCGACCGTTTCACCTTCTCCTCTACCGAACCCAAGCAGGAAATCGACCACATCCTGCTGGCACCGGCACGCGCCTGGGGTGAGGCTACGGTGCGGGTGATCACGGACCCGATCACCTCGGATCATCGACCCATCGTGGCGCAGCTACGCCTTCTCAAACCTTGA
- a CDS encoding aldo/keto reductase produces MTVAIIPDVRANDGTTLPHVGLGTYKLNGSAGVAAMVDAMHRGYRLIDSAFNYENEGAVGEAVRRAGVPRSELRITSKLPGRHHRYDSALRTIEESLYRANLEYFDLYLIHWPNPNQGVYIEAWQAMVEARKRGLVRSIGVSNFLPEHLDRIIADSGVTPSVNQVELHPYFPQMAQRVYHDTHRIITESWSPIGRGQDLLAEPVLTGIATRVGRSVAQVVLRWHVQLGAVPLPKAANGERQSQNLAVFDFELSADDMANIATLERTNGRILGLDPLTHEEF; encoded by the coding sequence CTGACCGTGGCCATCATTCCTGATGTTCGCGCCAATGATGGCACCACCCTGCCGCACGTTGGGCTTGGCACCTACAAGCTGAACGGATCGGCCGGTGTTGCCGCGATGGTGGACGCCATGCACCGCGGCTATCGCCTCATCGACTCGGCGTTCAACTACGAAAACGAAGGCGCGGTCGGTGAAGCCGTGCGCCGCGCCGGCGTGCCGCGATCCGAGTTACGCATCACATCCAAGCTGCCCGGGCGCCATCACCGGTATGACAGCGCGCTGCGTACCATCGAAGAATCGTTGTATCGCGCGAACCTCGAGTACTTCGACCTGTATCTCATTCACTGGCCGAACCCGAATCAGGGTGTGTACATCGAGGCCTGGCAGGCGATGGTCGAAGCGCGCAAGCGCGGCCTCGTGCGTTCCATTGGCGTGAGCAACTTTCTGCCCGAACATCTCGATCGCATCATTGCCGATTCCGGCGTGACACCATCGGTGAATCAGGTGGAGTTGCACCCGTATTTCCCGCAGATGGCGCAGCGCGTGTACCACGACACTCACCGCATCATCACGGAATCGTGGAGTCCGATCGGTCGAGGACAGGACCTGCTCGCCGAGCCGGTGCTCACCGGTATTGCCACTCGGGTCGGTCGCAGTGTGGCGCAGGTGGTGTTACGCTGGCATGTGCAGCTCGGTGCCGTGCCGCTGCCCAAGGCCGCCAACGGCGAGCGTCAGTCGCAGAATCTGGCGGTATTCGACTTCGAGTTGTCAGCGGACGACATGGCAAACATTGCCACACTCGAACGGACCAACGGTCGCATCCTCGGCCTCGACCCGCTGACGCACGAAGAGTTCTGA